The Labrus bergylta chromosome 14, fLabBer1.1, whole genome shotgun sequence region ATATATATGCTAAAATAATTCTGTCGACTGTCTCCTTTACTCAGAGGCTATATCTAGGCCCTACATCCACATGGAGAGTTCTTCAGTACTGGAGCTCAGCCAAAACGTCATCCTCAACTGCTCCCATGACAATGGAACCAGGACGACATACAGGTGGTTCAAAGGGGGAAAGCCACTCTCCAATGTGACGAGATTCCTGTTATCACCTGATCAGAAGCTCTTGACCATCACACGGGTGTTGATGGCAGACGATGACATTTATACCTGCGCAGTGGAGAATCCTGTTGGCAATATGACCAGCCTGCCTCTACGGCTTACTGTCTACAGTAAGTGATACTGTAATTCTTTGCTTCGTGGCATAAGGGAAACACAAAAAGCCTATCCAAGCACGAGACAATATATTTTACTTAATcaatttaatattatatttatattttcagattCTATTAAGCATTGAAAGATAGCTGAAAGTCAAAATCTCTGTGCCCAGAAGAACAATGCTAATTCGAtgataacttaaaaaaagaaacatggctTTATGAAAATAGACTATTCTTTTGgccatttttgcttttatttgctAGGGAAAGATAAGAGGAACTATGGGGAGAGAGACTTGGGGATATCATGCGCCAATTGGCCCCATCTGAGTTGAACCAGCAGTCAGTGTATTGAGGACTGTAACATCTATATATGAGACATCTGCTCTGCCAACTGAGCTATGCCAGCATCCTGGGCTATATATGCCAGATTTCATTAATGTCCAAAGAATCGTAAAGGTTTTTTTGCTCAGAGGATTACAAACATTACAATATTTAATGCCTTTACAAACAACTGCAGGTGCATCAAGAAGAACATTTAGAGTATTTAgtggcagctgtggttcagtggtagagtcagttgtctctcaaccagaaggtaaGGGGTTCAATCCTCAGGTCCTGCAGTCACATGCCCCATGTGTCCTTAAGCAAGACACTTATCCCCaaattgctctcgctgctttgtcagcagtgtcactttacataacaacctccaccatcagtgtgtgaatgggtaggtgtgacctgtgacCTATTCACCATTTGACCTTAGCTGGTCAAATGTATTCTTTGGATCACCTTAGATATATGCAAAGAAAATGCTGATGAAAGTCtataacaaaatgtttaaacaatTCAGTCTGGACAGGAGAAGTCGAATCAGAAACATCGCTGAAAGTAGTTGTAccctaaaaatgtacaaaaaaagattcaaatgaaTTAATTTTCTCATTTACTGGTGAATTACTCTTCATTTTGCATATTCTACTAGGAAGAAGTTCCCTCTACATCATCCTGTCCACTGGCGGCATCTTTGTTCTCATCACCTTGGTAACAGTATGTGCCTGTTGGACACCATCCAAAAAGTAAGAGTTGCTAaggctttaaaatgaaaactaaacaaactaaTTACAATTTAAAACAGGCAGGTCCAGGGTGCAACAAAATACCTTATAACTATTCAATGATTACCTTTAACAGGACAAAACCTCCACAAAGAAAGCCTCTCCCTAGGCTCTATGATCACTGTCATCACTCACCAATCAAGCATGCAGGTGTAGTATAGTCATACTGAATTTACTTCTACATTGATTAAAGTTATTATACCAAGTGATCAGCTAATTTCTTATAATGTCAATGAATCCCTTTTGAGAAATGTGAATGACTGAATGTTTTATGTTTCGCTTCAGATGACCTATTTCCAAAAAATACAGAGCACAATGGAATAAATGCTGTAACTTCTCTCTACATCCTGCAGCAAAAGGTATCTCACATCagaaccatgttttttttaaatacattctgTTATTCAGTTTAAGTGGCATAAAGAAATCAGAAGCAATTTAAGCCTCTgtcattataaaacattttttagagtTCTGCTTTTAATACAGGGATATCtgttattgaataaaaaaaatgttttacttaaaGATTACTTATTAGGCTGACCCCACTTTTAAAATTCACCTAGTGTTACAATTCTGGATGGCCAAATTAAATGTTGGCAAAGTTTTAGATAATGGTAAACGTATGTTAGAGTAATCCCGagatgagtctgcagagaacGCTAAATGACTTGTCCTGCTAAATACAGTTAAAGTGAGACTTTGATGAGCTTTAGCGTCTACGTAGGCAAGTGTAGCAGTTTTCATTGGCTGTTCTATCATAGCAACCCTGCCCTgagaaggcttccagagagttGACCAATCAAAATAAAGTGGGCATAATTTTAACATTAAACTGACTTCATACTTGGGGGCTAGCAGGATAATGACTGCTTAAGTCCAGGTAAACACATTTAGAAATTTGTGCAATGAATGTGTAAAAGGCGCTTACGTATGGACCCACAAATTCTCCAGCCTAAATGATTGTCACTAATAGGCAACTAATGAGACTGACAAAGGTCATTGAGTGCTTAAATGAGGGGGTATAGGAGTCTTTTACTTTACATATGTACATACTATTTAAATAAATTGGAACTATGTTTGCCTGTGTTATCGTTAGCAGGGAATGTATTTTTGCTGAAGTTGTACTGTTTTGCAGGACCCCTCCATGGATGACTCATCAAGCAACAGTATTGGATCACCTTCTGAACTTGATAACCCGCCTTGCTACACCAGTTCCCCCAGCTACAACAGTTGTCTTAACCAGCCAACCATATCCCCTACCCACTCCTCATACAAGTATATCTGAAATCCCAGATTCAAGTCTCCACATTACTGCAAATGAGAGATCAGGTTGACATACTGCCTACTGCTCTGACTCTGGAAACATCTTTCTTTGTCTTCCCTGGTTTTAGAAAAGATCCCAACCATTTTCCATGCatggttttataataatgtaattTCAGTTCACTGACATTTCATCAATGAAGTTAACTACAACATAAATGAAAAGCCAAATCTGAGTAATTGCATGGAGTTTTTTCCAGAAGAAGATGAGGGGTCAGTAAGATTCAAGTGTAAAACTGCAGTGTGTTTAAGACATGTTATTTCTGATGAACTTAATTTTCCATCAAAGTCATTACAGAACAAGACTGGGTTTGTTGGGTATGTTATATGTAGAAAGtctaaaatagaaaaaaaaaaaacaaccacggATAAATTACTTTTATAGTGTTGTGATAGTATGATATATTGATATTGTTGTGAATTAAATTCAGAagaaacttttaaatattttgtgagCAATTGTAAATAACAGATTTTTGTATGGATGACGTAATTGCGTTTCAGTGAAGAAGCTATGTTGCAGGAGGAACAATTGTCTTTCAGGTTTTGTACAAttgtaataaaatgtgaaattttaAGAATATCTTTAAGCCGTGTCTTAACCTAAATCTGTCTCTcataatctgtgtttttatttgtttaacctGCTCTTACTGGCTGTCATTGTTTAAGTGGATAAATGTTTACAAATTATATATTGGGTTATATACATAAATGCACTAACGtcatgaaagaaaacatttaaattaagcAAAACTTGATGCAGCAAATTAACCAATAACCCATGTGCTGACAGGAAAGGAGTTAAAGTTGTATGAATTAGTAAATAACTCATATATTCATTTCTGCAGTTAAATACAAAAGTCCAATATTGTGAGAATTTGATCAATGCCAAACCGTCATCAAAGACGTGTAGTTCATAACTCAATTTGTTTGAAAGAATAGAAATATTGTCCTGGTCAGATTGTTTGTAATGCTCCATCTAAATAAGAGCTTAAGACACCttgtgatgaatgtgtgtgggaAGATTTAAGCGGGGTTGGTTAGTTGGCATTATAGCTTGTTATAGTCGCTACCCTTCCCTGGTATACACTGTCTGCTCTCTTCGAGCTAAGTTAGTAGAGTTGAACTGTAGGATGGTAAAACAGTCTTCCTTAAGTTGCAGGAAGTCGAAGATCGTTCTTTTTTGTTGACAACCAATATTGTGAGCCTGGTTGGAGTGGATGGATGACAAATCGTCATCAAAGCCATGCAATTCATGACTCAACTTGATGGGTGAATAAAAAAATTGTCCCTGTCAGATGGTTTGAATTCTTTCTGTTAATCTAACGGAAATGAGGGgcttttgtcatcattgtgggtatattcctttgtcatttcgatttgaaacacattgatatagttttgctttcaggtaggggtgatgggggaaattaTTTTGTAACCCCCATAAAATTGACATGTATAATTAATTGCTAGATGGCGCCATGAGAATGTGTAGCGTGTGTGATTTTTACTTCATGCTAGTAGGAAAGTGAAAGTAAACAGCCCGCCTGAACTGATTGAAGGAGACACACCAGGCGTTTTTGTGAACATTTTGCCTGAagtttttatgtttaaacaGAGTAGAACCTCTTATATTCCTGGACTGTAGACCAGagcattgtttttctttgggacattgatgttttgtttttgatttattattgactCTCTGGTGAGTTAAGGTCTGAATAGTAGCATTTAAGATAGCGATTAGCCACGTGGTTTTAAGTCGTGTATTTGATTTTCGAATATTATAAACCAATCACAGATATTTATGTTAACATGTCAAAGAGGTTTTCTAAGTTTAATAAGTAAACTCATGTCTTTGAAAACATGAGTTTTGAAAATGACATTGCTAGTAGTCTTTGAAAATGACATTGCTAAACGCAATTTTGTGATTAACATGTATAAGAGAGTCATGGGTTTTACTTCTAGCATTATTCACAGAATGTAAACCATCTAAACATAAGAAGTGCAATAATTTAGACTTATGTAATTTTGTAAATTCACAAGTGAAAAGGTAtaatgtatgtttaaaacacatttaattcattttataagTAAATTGAGTTAAGTTACCTTCAAAGAGATCGAGATTAAGAACTAAGGTCACAGAGTGATAAAGGAATTATTGTACAACAAGTAATGAGATATTTCCCCTGCGATTtgcatgtacattttttttctacccCTTGTTTCTTCTGAGTCTGAGACTATTCCTGAAGCGAGGTGACCCAGTGTCAAGCCAGAATCCATTCCACGATCAGGAAGACAGTCCAGCTTATTAACAATTGTCCTGGAGTATCAAGAACGTTACTTCTGTAAAATAAGCGCATTAAATCTCATTCATGCTAAACACTACTTGGGTAGAGAAAAAACTACTgtataacaaaaacacaaacttaaacACAACACACCTGAACTTAATAGGAACAAAAAGAACTTTGATCTTTAAAAAATCCAAATTGTATATGgactgacaaaaaaacagaaaccaaaggacgaagaaaaacaaagtcttGTATAAGATTGTTTTTGTGATCCATGATTGCTGTATGCTTTTCTCCTTGATCAAACCTGTATTTAGTAGGTAAATAGGTAATTTTGTTGAGGTGTGATACTAGGTCATAGCAGACTGCAAATTCATCAGTGTGCTAATACACAGTGGTATCCCTGTCGGATGGTCTGTTGCTTTGAAATTTGGTTCAACTCCGACTCGAAGGATGTGCTTTTCAATGATATCAAATATTGTGAGCCTGCTTTCATTGGATGGATGAGGAATGTcactgtcagctgctttgaattctttcGGTTTAtctatgggaaatgatgggatttggTCACCATTGTGTGTCTATTTCTTTGTaatttcaatttgaaacaaattgagatagttttgctttcaggtaggggtgatgggggaaatgatttgttgtcatttttgtttgtaaaagtcgatgtacacccctggaaataatcactgcatgttcccttcgatagctcagttggtagagcggaggactgtagggttgtaaatcagaaatccttaggtcgctggttgaacttgagctcgaaggatgtgttgtttgttgatgtccaaaagcctggtttgattgaatggattaggaatgtgcctgtcagctgctttgaaatctttcagtttatccatgggaaatgatgggattttgtcatcattgtgtgtctgttcctttgtcatctcgatttgaaacaaattgaaatagttttgctttcaggtaggggtgatgggggaaatgatttgttgtcatttttgtttgtaaatgtggatgtacacccctgtaaataatcaccaatcaagggaacatgcagtgattatttacaggggtgtacatggataaactgaaagatttcaaagcagctgacagtttatccatgggaaatgatgggattttgtttgtaaaagtcgatgtacacccctgtaaataatcactgcatgttccctttgatagctcagttggtagagtggaggactgtagggttgtaaatcagaagtccTTAGGTTGCTGGTTCAACTCGAGCTcaaaggatgtgttgtttgttgatgttcaaaagcctggtttgattgaatggattaggaatgtgcctgtcagctgctttgaaatctttcagtttatccatgggaaatgatgggattttgtcatcattgtgtgtctgttccttagtcatttcaatttgaaacaaattgagatagttttgctttcaggtaggggtgatgggggaaatgatttgttgtcatttttgtttgtaaaagtcgatgtacacccctgtaaataatcactgcatgttcccttcgatagctcagttggtagtgcAGAGggctgtagggttgtaaatcagaaatccttaggtcgctggttgaacttgagctcgaaggatgtgttgtttgttcatgtccaaaagcctggtttgattgaatggattaggaatgtgcctgtcagctgctttgaaatctttcagtttatccatgggaaatgatgggattttgtcatcattgtgtgtctgttcctttgtcatttcgatttgaaacaaattgaaatagttttgctttcaggtaggggtgatgggggatgttccctgtcccctgtcatttttgtttgtaaaagtcgatgtacacccctgtaaataatcactgcacgTTCCCTttgatagctcagttggtagagcggaggactgtagggttgtaaatcagaagtccTTAGGGTGCTGGTTCAACTcgagctcgaaggatgtgttgtttgttgatgttcaaaagcctggtttgattgaatggattaggaatgtgcctgtcagctgcaaattgaaatgcaaattgaaatagttttgctttcaggtaggggtgatgggggaaatgatttgttgtcatttttgtttgtaaatgtggatgtacacccctgtaaataatcactgcatgttcccttcgatagttCAGTTGGTAGCGCAGAGggctgtagggttgtaaatcagaaatccttaggtcgctggttcaactccggctcaaaggatgtgttctttgttgatgtcaaaaagcctggtttgattgaatggattaggaatgtccctgtcagctgctttgaattctttcagtttatccatgggaaatgatgggattttgtcatcattgtgtgtctgttcctttgtcatttcgatttgaaacaaattgaaatagttttgctttcaggtaggggtgatgggggaaatgatttgttgtcatttttgtttgtaaaagtcgatgtacacccctggaaataatcactgcatgttcccttcgatagctcagttggtagagcggaggactgtagggttgtaaatcagaaatccttaggtcgctggttcaactccggctcgaaggatgtgttctttgttgatgtcaataagcctggtttgattgaatggattaggaatgtgccggtcagctgctttgaattctttctatgggaaatgatgggattttgtcatcattgtgtgtctgttccttagtcatttcaatttgaaacaaattgagatagttttgctttcaggtaggggtgatgggggaaatgatttgttgtcatttttgtttgtaaaagtcgatgtacacccctgtaaataatcactgcatgttcccttcgatagctcagatgactgtagggttgtaaatcagaaatccatAGGTTGCTGGTTCAACTCTGGcttgaaggatgtgttctttgttgatgtccaaaagcctggtttgattgaatggattaggaatgtgcctgtcagctgctttgaaatctttcagtttatccatgggaaatgatgggattttgtcatcattgtgtgtctgttcctttgtcatttcgatttgaaacaaattgaaatagttttgctttcaggtaggggtgatgggggatgttccctgtcccctgtcatttttgtttgtaaaagtcgatgtacacccctggaaataatcgctgcatgttcccttcgatagctcagttggtagagcggaggactgtagggttgtaaatcagaaatccttaggtcgctggttgaacttgagctcgaaggatgtgttgtttgttgatgtccaaaagcctggtttgattgaatggattaggaatgtgtctgtcagctgctttgaaatctttcagtttatccatgggaaatgatgggattttgtcatcattgtgtgtctgttcctttgtcatttcgatttgaaacaaattgaaatagttttgctttcaggtaggggtgatgggggaaatgatttgttgtcatttttgtttgtaaatggggatgtacacccctgtaaataatcactgcatgttcccttcgatagctcagttggtagagcggaggactgtagggttgtaaatcagaaatccttaggtcgctggttgaacttgagctcgaaggatgtgttgtttgttgatgtccaaaagcctggtttgattgaatggattaggaatgtgcctgtcagctgctttgaaatctttcagtttatccatgggaaatgatgggattttgtcatcattgtgtgtctgttcctttgtcatttcgatttgaaacaaattgaaatagttttgctttcaggtaggggtgatgggggatgttccctgtcccctgtcccctgtcatttttgtttgtaaaagtcgatgtacacccctggaaataatcactgcatgttccctttgatagctcagttggtagagcggaggactgtagggttgtaaatcagaaatccttaggtcgctggttgaacttgagctcgaaggatgtgttgtttgttgatgtccaaaagcctggtttgattgaatggattaggaatgtgcctgtcagctgctttgaaatctttcagtttatccatgggaaatgatgggattttgtcatcattgtgtgtctgttcctttgtcatttcgatttgaaacaaattgaaatagttttgctttcaggtaggggtgatgggggatgttccctgtttcctgtcccctgtcatttttgtttgtaaaagtcgatgtacacccctggaaataatcactgcatgttcccttcgatagctcagttggtagaacggaggactgtagggttgtaaatcagaaatccttaggtcgctggttcaactccggctcgaaggatgtgttctttgttgatggcaataagcctgctttgattgaacggattaggaatgtgcctgtcagctgctttgaaatctttcagcttatccatgggaaatgatgggattttgtcatcattgtgtgtctgttcctttgtcatctcgatttgaaacaaattgaaatagttttgctttcaggtaggggtgatgggggaaatgatttgttgtcatttttgtttgtaaatgtggatgtacacccctgtaaataatcactgcatgttcccttcgatagctcagttggtagagcggaggactgtagggttgtaaatcagaaatccttaggtcgctggttgaacttgagctcgaaggatgtgttgtttgttgatgtccaaaagcctggtttgattgaatggattaggaatgtgcctgtcagctgctttgaaatctttcagtttatccatgggaaatgatgggattttgtcatcattgtgtgtctgttcctttgtcatttcgatttgaaacaaattgaaatagttttgctttcaggtaggggtgatgggggatgttccctgtcccctgtcatttttgtttgtaaaagtcgatgtacacccctggaaataatcactgcatgttcccttcgatagctcagttggtagagcggaggactgtagggttataaatcagaaatccttaggtcgctggttcaactccggctcgaaggatgtgttctttgttgatgtcaataagcctgctttgattgaatggattaggaatgtgcctgtcagctgctttgaaatctttcagtttatccatgggaaatgatgggattttgtcatcattgtgtgtctgttcctttgtcatctcgatttgaaacaaattgaaatagttttgctttcaggtaggggtgatgggggaaatgatttgttgtcatttttgtttgtaaatgtggatgtacacccctgtaaataatcactgcatgttcccttcgatagctcagttggtagagcggaggactgtagggttgtaaatcagaaatccttaggtcgctggttcaacttcggctcgaaggatgtgttctttgttgatgtcaaaaagcttgctttgattgaatggattaggaatgtccctgtcagctgctttgaaatctttctatgggaaatgatgggattttgtcatcattgtgtgtctgttcctttgtcattttgatttgaaacaaattgaaatagttttgctttcaggtaggggtgatgggggaaatgatttgttgtcatttttgtttgtaaaagtcgatgtacacccctgtaaataatcaccaatcaagggaacatgcagtgattatt contains the following coding sequences:
- the LOC109988934 gene encoding hepatic and glial cell adhesion molecule, encoding MKAETEAPLKAKLFSKIILLIFVIFFNSGGVLAVNMTIPNTLIRGTVGGEALLSVRYNSFSLDLPVIKWQLRREKSVTVVQSIGTDIIGTLRPEYRDRILVFENGTLLLHNLRLFDDGTYDVEISITDDTFTGEGSITLTVDEAISRPYIHMESSSVLELSQNVILNCSHDNGTRTTYRWFKGGKPLSNVTRFLLSPDQKLLTITRVLMADDDIYTCAVENPVGNMTSLPLRLTVYRRSSLYIILSTGGIFVLITLVTVCACWTPSKKTKPPQRKPLPRLYDHCHHSPIKHADDLFPKNTEHNGINAVTSLYILQQKDPSMDDSSSNSIGSPSELDNPPCYTSSPSYNSCLNQPTISPTHSSYKYI